One Setaria italica strain Yugu1 chromosome I, Setaria_italica_v2.0, whole genome shotgun sequence DNA window includes the following coding sequences:
- the LOC101775166 gene encoding F-box protein At3g58530: MAAPAADEAWCRETVPRVLELVSPRLPQRDVCALLAVSPWCYRTLVSNPRLWEVLDMREMKNAGDRLISALSLARYRHLKLLNLEFAQDIEDRHFVHLKEMSGISLENLEFLNLNACQKISDKGIEAITSLCPNLHGLSIYWIVGLTDSSIGHITKYCRQIVDLNLSGCKNISDKGMRLIANSYQGLKKLNITRCVKLTDDGLKEVLQKCSLVESLNLYALSSFTDKIYKDIGLLSNLTFLDLCGAQNLTDDGLVYISRCGGLTYLNLTWCVRVTDAGVVAIAQGCRSLKLLSLFGIVGVTDACLEALSKSCSHSLTTLDVNGCIGIKRRSRDDLLKLFPLLSCFKVHS, from the exons atggcggcgccggcggcggacgaggcgTGGTGCCGGGAGACGGTGCCGCGGGTGTTGGAGCTGGTGAGCCCGCGCCTCCCGCAGCGTGACGTCTGCGCGCTGCTCGCCGTCAGCCCCTGGTGCTACCGCACCCTCGTCAGCAACCCCAGGCTCTGGGAG GTACTTGATATGCGTGAGATGAAGAACGCCGGCGACCGACTTATTTCAGCACTTTCTCTG GCAAGGTATCGCCATCTCAAACTACTGAACCTTGAATTTGCACAAGATATCGAGGACCGGCATTTTGTTCATCTAAAAGAAATG AGTGGTATCTCACTGGAAAATTTAGAATTCCTGAACCTGAACGCATGTCAGAAAATCTCTGACAAAGGAATTGAAGCCATTACCAGTCTTTGTCCTAACCTTCACGGCCTTTCAATCTATTGGATTGTGGG ACTGACAGACTCAAGCATTGGGCACATTACAAAGTACTGCAGGCAGATAGTGGACCTCAACTTGAGTGGTTGTAAG AATATCTCAGATAAAGGAATGCGGTTAATTGCTAATAGTTACCAAGGACTAAAGAAATTGAACATAACCAG GTGTGTTAAGTTGACAGATGATGGGCTTAAAGAAGTGCTTCAGAAATGTTCTTTGGTTGAAAGCTTAAACCTTTATGCCCTTTCGAG TTTTACTGACAAGATTTATAAGGACATAGGATTGTTAAGTAATCTTACATTTCTAGACCTATGTGGTGCTCAG AATCTAACTGATGATGGTCTAGTATACATATCAAGATGCGGAGGTCTAACATACCTCAATTTGACTTG GTGTGTACGTGTTACTGATGCTGGTGTTGTAGCTATTGCGCAAGGGTGCCGGTCCCTCAAACTGCTAAG TTTGTTTGGAATAGTTGGGGTAACTGATGCCTGCCTGGAGGCTTTATCAAAATCTTGCTCGCACAGCCTCACAACACTTGATGTAAATGGCTGCATCGGTATCAAG AGGAGGAGCCGGGATGACCTGCTTAAGTTGTTCCCATTGCTGAGTTGCTTCAAAGTGCACAGCTAG
- the LOC101777761 gene encoding uncharacterized protein LOC101777761: MDRLLAAYDADVAKLLADYDDGLASYESQFTTYWTWVDEDARATSILVASMEDRISANIVELNFAHQMWTFFHTRYEPTGQSTFLAAIRQEQLVRQGDGTVDDFYGQKSAIRRQVDTLGPQLSPSTCQSCLELASYRDALPHPEWQHAMVKEIAALERTHTWDLVPRPAHVCPITCKWLEHGRDYDKTFAPVAHMTTVRTLLVVASVREWSIFQLDVNNAFLNGELREEVYMQPPPGYSVPEGMVCHDPQYVAFVKACLNEQFLMSDLDPLRFFLGIEVSSTSEGFYLSQENSLHLQAYCDATWASDPSDRRCLSTYCIFLGGSLIAWKTKKQVAISRSSAEAELRAMALVTAEVTWLQWLLEDFGVSVSVPTSFLFDSVGAISIARDPMKHELTKYIGVDVSYTRSQVQDEVIVLQYVPSEL; the protein is encoded by the exons ATGGATCGGTTGCTTGCTGCTTATGATGCGGATGTGGCAAAGCTACTTGCTGATTATGATGATGGTCTTGCTTCGTATGAGTCTCAATTTACTACATACTGGACATGGGTTGATGAGGATGCTCGAGCTACTTCTATTCTTGTTGCTAGCATGGAGGACAGGATTTCGGCTAATATTGTTGAGCTTAATTTTGCACATCAGATGTGGACTTTTTTTCATACGCGTTATGAGCCCACTGGTCAGTCTACTTTTCTTGCAGCCATTCGTCAGGAGCAGCTTGTTCGACAGGGTGATGGTACAGTTGATGATTTCTATGGTCAGAAATCTGCTATTCGGCGCCAGGTTGACACTCTTGGTCCTCAGTTGTCACCTAGCACTTGTCAGTCCTGCCTAG AGCTGGCATCTTATCGTGATGCTCTTCCTCATCCGGAATGGCAGCACGCTATGGTTAAGGAGATTGCCGCTCTTGAGCGCACTCACACATGGGATCTTGTTCCTCGTCCTGCACATGTGTGCCCTATTACATGTAAGTGG TTGGAGCATGGTCGCGACTATGACAAGACTTTTGCTCCTGTTGCTCACATGACCACTGTTCGCACTCTTCTTGTTGTGGCCTCTGTTCGTGAGTGGTCCATCTTTCAGCTTGATGTCAATAATGCCTTTCTTAATGGTGAGCTGCGTGAGGAGGTTTATATGCAGCCGCCGCCTGGGTATTCTGTTCCTGAGGGTATGGTTTGTC ATGATCCTCAATATGTTGCTTTTGTCAAGGCTTGTCTCAACGAGCAGTTTCTTATGTCTGATCTTGATCCTCTTCGTTTCTTTCTTGGGATTGAGGTTTCTTCTACATCTGAGGGCTTCTATCTGTCTCAAGAAAA CTCCTTACATCTCCAGGCATATTGTGATGCTACATGGGCTAGTGATCCCTCTGATCGTCGATGTCTTTCTACCTATTGTATTTTTCTTGGTGGTTCCCTTATTGCTTGGAAGACTAAGAAGCAAGTAGCAATTTCTCGTTCGAGTGCTGAGGCTGAGTTGCGTGCTATGGCGCTTGTGACGGCAGAGGTGACTTGGTTACAGTGGTTgcttgaggattttggtgtttcaGTTTCTGTGCCGACTTCTTTTTTGTTTGACAGTGTAGGAGCTATCAGTATTGCCCGTGATCCGATGAAGCATGAGCTTACTAAGTATATTGGTGTGGATGTTTCTTATACACGATCACAGGTTCAGGATGAGGTTATTGTTCTTCAGTACGTGCCTTCAGAGTTGTAG